A genomic window from Canis lupus dingo isolate Sandy chromosome 13, ASM325472v2, whole genome shotgun sequence includes:
- the LOC112662346 gene encoding 40S ribosomal protein S24-like → MNDTVIIRTRKFMTNLLLQEKQMVIDVLHPRKTEIREKLAKMYKTTPDVIFVLPIFVFGFRTHFDGGKTTHFGSFMIYDSLDYTKKNEPKHKLARHGLYEKKKTSRKQFKERKSRMKKVRGTAKANVGAGKK, encoded by the exons ATGAACGACACAGTAATAATCCGGACCAGGAAGTTCATGACCAACCTACTGCTTCAGGAGAAACAGATGGTCATTGATGTTCTTCACCCCAGGAAGACAGAAATTCGGGAAAAACTAGCCAAAATGTACAAGACCACACCAGATgtcatatttgttt tgcccataTTTGTATTTGGATTCAGAACCCATTTTGATGGTGGCAAGACAACTCACTTTGGCAGTTTTATGATTTATGATTCCTTGGattacacaaagaaaaatgaacccaaacataAACTTGCAAGACATGGTctgtatgagaagaaaaagacatcaaGAAAACAGTTCAAAGAACGCAAAAGCAGAATGAAGAAAGTCAGGGGGACTGCAAAAGCCAATGTTGGTGCTGGCAAAAAGTGA